One genomic segment of Stigmatopora argus isolate UIUO_Sarg chromosome 1, RoL_Sarg_1.0, whole genome shotgun sequence includes these proteins:
- the LOC144073028 gene encoding uncharacterized protein LOC144073028 isoform X1, giving the protein MNRERNKSVKSAPRSQKTSKVSQQGTVQRKPKEPKCKDNLIIGEQRGASVNHGDSVKSTGKRPGCPAAPCRKRSPGDRRKLSDASNTSEDLAKDSGCFSGKTSSESSSEMSDWTCEGNKRDSSVSDKELSWADGGAYEEGPVSGGKDDGKRRGQAARIACSSPVDVAAGGDLALGKSSGAFMDLIMAETTDDLVREVEDVRSENEYLRDEVEELRCEMLEMRDMFQEEETRQLQNLRQQLEQANKTCRILQYRLRKAERRSIRVAQTGQVDGELIRTLEHDIKVAKSASLRLYNELEVVQKKNGHLEWENEMLREKTQELEVAKHVLQAELEKLRESFIKKRNNRSTAGKTERRLSQQIEDDNDVRCQLHFAKEELALMCKKLTKLVSENEVMREQLLRYRSAYGDLDASQLPEGRQKSPYAREAEVKVHLKLVEEEAMLLSRRIVELEVENRGLRAEMQDLTERDEGRMEEEDTKNVLEQRLSPYTLRKNRKERGPSLKTASAAHDEKTAVEMTLAWSQGQTEGQLPSCHITREGPVGGEGDPSESIANKSPDGSRTATTATDYSTFAALRDHSSILSSAIQLMRTPPQNGCSSPPSLVFPGPLSEALELLQAMLQAFIVRMEMFLNGQNCSHQEVWGSNLFSSFSGDCAANLALRESPGKQECGDQVLHVDKNERAKQMTQSSPFKWDLKMQVAMKILWILHRWCQESVPESKEAKAKRLTLLQGLLQSIGADLQEETLEDRSRVQNKAAECAVSCVIADEGNPDRDSRIYSAIRQKLKKQLSPHSYKRKNWCYLSLQAALLDQEQPVKTWDHLIMPLSFPNLDFEQMFVSRSHTAPDKSALRIYYSPPSKRRVQIAQLKQSSESDGESVDTQSPWCTPPTSFSTPCGGSSANLSDDMKEMAASWRQAAHAGSRVNRARSENRGADVACSGTQTYLRPLMVSVGVQTEGPQVRNSPSRAGDSPLVSSRSRCVSASLDRLTSRPERSRLATSSPKLYRSQSASGSSSNLTSSNTRIQTQWNHQSQSGQMSHRSAAGQNLSLLLNDCPGQSLKPPNKSPGGLVTEFLRRVSGRAERPVPGSAQKMKSSPESIPVRATASQLSRSDSVTGIVNHRFMRQREEVSHTQAKENRANGRNRATYGLRSTVAEDGNYDCSSSSTLTFCFARPFRSTPRQTSNQIKVTRCQNGKSNCE; this is encoded by the exons ATGAACCGAGAACGGAACAAATCCGTAAAGAGTGCGCCCCGGAGCCAGAAGACATCTAAGGTGTCCCAACAGGGAACCGTCCAAAGAAAGCCCAAAGAGCCCAAATGCAAAGACAACTTAATAATTGGTGAACAAAGAGGAGCATCGGTAAATCATGGAGACTCGGTGAAATCAACGGGAAAACGTCCTGGCTGCCCCGCCGCACCATGTCGGAAGAGAAGCCCCGGTGACCGGAGGAAACTGTCTGACGCCAGCAACACTTCCGAGGACCTGGCCAAAGACTCCGGCTGCTTCTCGGGGAAGACTTCCTCCGAGAGTAGCTCAGAAATGTCCGATTGGACATGCGAGGGCAACAAGCGCGACTCTTCCGTCAGCGACAAAGAATTAAGTTGGGCTGACGGGGGAGCTTACGAGGAGGGACCGGTCAGCGGGGGCAAAGACGACGGCAAACGGCGAGGTCAAGCCGCGCGGATCGCCTGCTCTTCCCCGGTGGATGTCGCCGCCGGAGGAGACCTCGCTTTGGGCAAGTCCTCGGGGGCATTTATGGATCTCATTATGGCCGAGACCACCGATGACCTGGTCAGGGAGGTGGAAGATGTAAGGTCAGAGAATGAGTATTTGAGG GATGAGGTGGAGGAGCTGCGCTGCGAGATGTTGGAGATGCGCGACATGTTCCAGGAGGAGGAGACGCGGCAGCTGCAAAATCTGCGCCAGCAACTGGAGCAGGCCAACAAGACGTGTCGCATCCTCCAGTACCGTCTCCGTAAAGCTGAGCGGCGCAGCATCAGAGTGGCCCAGACGGGGCAGGTGGACGGGGAGCTGATCAGAACTCTTGAACACGATATTAAA GTTGCGAAGAGCGCCTCCTTGCGATTGTACAACGAGCTGGAGGTTGTGCAGAAGAAGAATGGCCACTTGGAATGGGAGAATGAAATGCTTCGAGAGAAGACTCAGGAACTGGAGGTGGCCAAACATGTCTTGCAGGCCGAGTTGGAGAAACTCAGAGAG AGTTTTATAAAGAAGCGAAACAACAGATCAACAGCCGGCAAAACCGAGCGGCGGCTCTCTCAACAGATTgag GATGACAACGATGTCAGATGCCAACTCCATTTTGCCAAAGAAGAATTGGCTCTCATGTGTAAGAAGCTCACAAAATTGGTGTCGGAGAATGAGGTCATGCGCGAGCAGCTGCTCAGGTACCGCTCAGCGTACGGCGATTTGGATGCCTCCCAGTTGCCCGAGGGCAGACAAAAATCCCCCTATGCCAGGGAGGCGGAGGTCAAAGTTCACTTAAAACTGGTGGAAGAGGAGGCTATGCTCTTGAGCCGACGCATTGTCGAGCTGGAGGTGGAGAACCGTGGGCTGCGAGCAGAAATGCAGGATTTGACAGAAAGAGATGAGGGaaggatggaggaggaggacacCAAGAATGTTTTAGAACAACGTCTATCACCTTACACTTTGAGGAAGAACCGAAAGGAAAGGGGTCCGAGTTTGAAAACGGCAAGCGCCGCGCACGATGAAAAGACAGCAGTGGAAATGACGTTGGCATGGAGCCAAGGGCAGACCGAAGGGCAGCTCCCTTCCTGTCACATTACAAGAGAAGGACCCGTGGGGGGCGAGGGGGACCCGTCGGAGAGCATTGCCAACAAGTCGCCCGACGGCAGCCGGACAGCGACGACCGCCACGGATTACTCAACTTTCGCCGCTCTTCGAGATCATTCCAGCATTTTGAGTTCTGCTATCCAGCTCATGAGAACTCCACCCCAAAATGGCTGTAGCTCACCACCGTCGTTAGTCTTCCCGGGGCCTTTGAGTGAAGCGTTGGAACTTCTGCAGGCCATGCTGCAGGCTTTCATTGTGAGGATGGAGATGTTTCTGAATGGGCAAAATTGCTCTCACCAGGAAGTTTGGGGTTCCAACTTGTTCTCATCTTTTAGTGGAGATTGCGCTGCCAATCTAGCTTTACGGGAGTCGCCAGGAAAGCAGGAATGTGGTGATCAAGTTCTACACGTAGACAAGAATGAGCGAGCGAAACAAATGACACAAAGCTCGCCCTTCAAATGGGACCTGAAAATGCAGGTAGCGATGAAGATTCTGTGGATCCTCCATCGGTGGTGCCAAGAGTCGGTACCAGAATCAAAAGAG GCGAAGGCTAAGCGTCTGACCTTATTGCAAGGTTTGTTGCAAAGCATTGGCGCTGACCTCCAGGAGGAAACTCTCGAAGACCGGTCCCGTGTCCAGAATAAGGCAGCTGAG tGTGCTGTCAGCTGTGTCATCGCTGATGAAGGAAACCCTGATCGGGACAG CAGGATATACAGCGCCATAAGACAGAAACTTAAGAAGCAGCTTTCTCCACACTCTTACAAGAGGAAAAACTGGTGTTATCTAAGTCTCCAGGCCGCTCTGTTGGATCAAGAACAGCCCGTTAAGACGTGGGACCATCTCATCATGCCGCTTAGCTTCCCCAACCTCGACTTTGAGCAGATGTTCGTGTCGAGAAGCCACACTGCACCAGATAAATCAGCTCTGCGCATTTACTACAGTCCCCCGTCCAAGCGTCGAGTCCAGATAGCTCAGCTCAAGCAAAGCTCCGAAAGCGACGGAGAATCCGTAGACACGCAGTCTCCATGGTGCACGCCGCCCACTTCCTTTTCAACGCCCTGCGGGGGCTCTTCGGCCAACCTGAGCGACGACATGAAGGAGATGGCGGCCAGTTGGAGGCAGGCGGCTCACGCCGGCTCGCGCGTGAATAGAGCACGATCGGAAAATCGGGGGGCGGACGTGGCCTGCTCTGGCACTCAGACTTACTTGAGGCCGCTGATGGTGAGTGTCGGCGTGCAGACTGAAGGACCCCAGGTGAGAAACAGTCCCTCTCGGGCGGGCGACTCCCCCCTGGTGTCGTCTCGCTCTCGCTGTGTCTCCGCTTCACTGGACAGACTGACAAGCAGACCCGAGAGGTCGAGGCTCGCTACCTCGTCCCCCAAATTGTACCGAAGTCAATCAGCATCAGGTTCCTCGTCTAATTTGACCTCATCAAACACTCGCATTCAAACGCAGTGGAATCACCAAAGCCAGTCTGGCCAAATGAGTCACAGATCTGCAGCAGGACAGAACCTCAGTCTTCTTCTAAACGACTGCCCAGGCCAGAGCCTCAAGCCCCCCAACAAATCCCCAGGGGGTTTGGTCACCGAGTTTCTTCGTCGAGTGAGCGGTCGGGCAGAAAGACCCGTACCTGGCTCAGCCCAGAAGATGAAGAGTAGCCCAGAGAGCATTCCCGTGAGGGCTACTGCATCCCAGTTGTCGAGGAGCGACAGCGTGACCGGCATCGTCAACCATAGGTTCATGAGGCAAAGAGAGGAGGTCAGTCACACCCAAGCAAAAGAGAATCGGGCCAACGGGCGTAACCGGGCCACGTATGGCTTGAGATCTACTGTGGCGGAG GATGGAAACTACGACTGCAGTTCAAGCAGCACCTTGACCTTCTGCTTTGCTCGTCCATTTCGATCTACGCCGAGACAAACGTCCAACCAGATCAAAGTCACAAGATGCCAGAATGGAAAGTCGAACTGCGAGTGA
- the LOC144073054 gene encoding protein phosphatase 1 regulatory subunit 3A, whose translation MSFLTIPSQEALFRPIKISRSAGEGDARLADDDDDDDDDEDDEGSENVRLIPRCSPVPRKRGASIHDETAEYMRIQAALSPGKRVSFADTTGGDLVDVREFVAFDSEDDEDDLTRWNEERAKFGRAEPKPVFHVHPDFAPPGKGALLETVSAQKVCVEHVGPVEQEPLAFSGLVRVLNISFHKAVYIRSTMDNWETYFDHPAEYVPGSHDGHTDKFSFKLSFAPPYVTHGSRIEFVVRYETTEGDHWDNNLQMNYAMSLLLSYEEELKETDDGRQQVRGIMRPPKDYR comes from the coding sequence ATGTCTTTCCTAACCATACCGAGCCAAGAGGCTCTTTTCAGGCCCATCAAGATCAGCAGGTCAGCCGGGGAGGGAGATGCCCGTTTGGcggatgatgacgacgacgacgacgatgacgaagATGACGAGGGAAGCGAGAACGTGCGCCTGATCCCGAGATGCTCCCCAGTGCCCAGAAAGCGAGGCGCCTCCATCCACGACGAGACCGCCGAGTACATGCGCATCCAAGCGGCGCTGTCCCCCGGGAAGCGTGTGTCGTTCGCCGACACGACAGGTGGAGACCTGGTGGACGTCCGCGAGTTCGTCGCCTTCGACTCggaagacgacgaagacgaCCTGACGAGATGGAACGAAGAGCGGGCTAAGTTCGGACGAGCGGAGCCAAAGCCCGTCTTCCACGTGCACCCGGATTTTGCGCCCCCGGGCAAAGGCGCTCTTCTGGAGACCGTAAGCGCGCAGAAGGTCTGCGTGGAGCATGTCGGTCCTGTGGAGCAAGAGCCTCTCGCCTTCAGCGGTCTCGTGCGGGTGCTCAACATCTCCTTCCACAAAGCGGTTTACATCCGCTCCACCATGGACAACTGGGAGACGTACTTTGACCACCCCGCGGAGTACGTCCCGGGATCCCACGATGGACACACAGACAAGTTCTCCTTCAAGCTGTCCTTCGCCCCCCCGTACGTCACCCACGGCTCTCGCATTGAATTTGTCGTCCGCTACGAAACCACCGAGGGGGATCACTGGGACAATAACTTGCAAATGAACTACGCCATGTCTCTGCTTCTGTCCTATGAAGAAGAATTGAAAGAGACAGACGACGGACGGCAGCAAGTGAGAGGGATCATGAGACCCCCCAAAGACTACAGGTAA
- the gtsf1 gene encoding gametocyte-specific factor 1, with protein sequence MTSIKFGSSIEASRLARANVITLDEELVDHDDINPDRLVQCPFDKSHQIRVGRLCYHIIKCKKNHPQLAKQLKTCPFNACHLMPKHELAEHIKTCPNRTAQITNEDEGEKGRKWEVPARSHARITPDPSEDWEKEVEETVVPFIWGKEPIACKQPK encoded by the exons ATGACATCAATCAAGTTTGGGAGCAGCATTGAAGCTTCTCGTCTGGCCCGTGCTAATGTCATAACATTAGATGAAGAACTCG TGGACCATGATGACATAAACCCAGACAGGCTTGTCCAGTGTCCATTCGACAAGAGCCACCAGATCAGAGTTGGTCGCCTCTGTTACCACATTATAAAATGCAAAAAG AATCATCCCCAACTTGCCAAGCAATTGAAAACCTGCCCTTTCAATGCCTGCCACCTGATGCCGAAGCATGAGCTGGCCGAACACATTAAAACTTGTCCCAACAGGACTGCACAGATCACCAATGAGG ATGAAGGTGAGAAAGGGAGAAAATGGGAGGTTCCGGCCAGGTCTCATGCTCGGATCACCCCAGACCCCAGTGAAGACTGGGAAAAGG AAGTCGAGGAGACAGTCGTTCCTTTTATTTGGGGTAAAGAACCAATTGCTTGCAAGCAACCAAAGTAA
- the LOC144073028 gene encoding uncharacterized protein LOC144073028 isoform X2, whose product MNRERNKSVKSAPRSQKTSKVSQQGTVQRKPKEPKCKDNLIIGEQRGASVNHGDSVKSTGKRPGCPAAPCRKRSPGDRRKLSDASNTSEDLAKDSGCFSGKTSSESSSEMSDWTCEGNKRDSSVSDKELSWADGGAYEEGPVSGGKDDGKRRGQAARIACSSPVDVAAGGDLALGKSSGAFMDLIMAETTDDLVREVEDVRSENEYLRDEVEELRCEMLEMRDMFQEEETRQLQNLRQQLEQANKTCRILQYRLRKAERRSIRVAQTGQVDGELIRTLEHDIKVAKSASLRLYNELEVVQKKNGHLEWENEMLREKTQELEVAKHVLQAELEKLRESFIKKRNNRSTAGKTERRLSQQIEDDNDVRCQLHFAKEELALMCKKLTKLVSENEVMREQLLRYRSAYGDLDASQLPEGRQKSPYAREAEVKVHLKLVEEEAMLLSRRIVELEVENRGLRAEMQDLTERDEGRMEEEDTKNVLEQRLSPYTLRKNRKERGPSLKTASAAHDEKTAVEMTLAWSQGQTEGQLPSCHITREGPVGGEGDPSESIANKSPDGSRTATTATDYSTFAALRDHSSILSSAIQLMRTPPQNGCSSPPSLVFPGPLSEALELLQAMLQAFIVRMEMFLNGQNCSHQEVWGSNLFSSFSGDCAANLALRESPGKQECGDQVLHVDKNERAKQMTQSSPFKWDLKMQVAMKILWILHRWCQESVPESKEAKAKRLTLLQGLLQSIGADLQEETLEDRSRVQNKAAECAVSCVIADEGNPDRDRIYSAIRQKLKKQLSPHSYKRKNWCYLSLQAALLDQEQPVKTWDHLIMPLSFPNLDFEQMFVSRSHTAPDKSALRIYYSPPSKRRVQIAQLKQSSESDGESVDTQSPWCTPPTSFSTPCGGSSANLSDDMKEMAASWRQAAHAGSRVNRARSENRGADVACSGTQTYLRPLMVSVGVQTEGPQVRNSPSRAGDSPLVSSRSRCVSASLDRLTSRPERSRLATSSPKLYRSQSASGSSSNLTSSNTRIQTQWNHQSQSGQMSHRSAAGQNLSLLLNDCPGQSLKPPNKSPGGLVTEFLRRVSGRAERPVPGSAQKMKSSPESIPVRATASQLSRSDSVTGIVNHRFMRQREEVSHTQAKENRANGRNRATYGLRSTVAEDGNYDCSSSSTLTFCFARPFRSTPRQTSNQIKVTRCQNGKSNCE is encoded by the exons ATGAACCGAGAACGGAACAAATCCGTAAAGAGTGCGCCCCGGAGCCAGAAGACATCTAAGGTGTCCCAACAGGGAACCGTCCAAAGAAAGCCCAAAGAGCCCAAATGCAAAGACAACTTAATAATTGGTGAACAAAGAGGAGCATCGGTAAATCATGGAGACTCGGTGAAATCAACGGGAAAACGTCCTGGCTGCCCCGCCGCACCATGTCGGAAGAGAAGCCCCGGTGACCGGAGGAAACTGTCTGACGCCAGCAACACTTCCGAGGACCTGGCCAAAGACTCCGGCTGCTTCTCGGGGAAGACTTCCTCCGAGAGTAGCTCAGAAATGTCCGATTGGACATGCGAGGGCAACAAGCGCGACTCTTCCGTCAGCGACAAAGAATTAAGTTGGGCTGACGGGGGAGCTTACGAGGAGGGACCGGTCAGCGGGGGCAAAGACGACGGCAAACGGCGAGGTCAAGCCGCGCGGATCGCCTGCTCTTCCCCGGTGGATGTCGCCGCCGGAGGAGACCTCGCTTTGGGCAAGTCCTCGGGGGCATTTATGGATCTCATTATGGCCGAGACCACCGATGACCTGGTCAGGGAGGTGGAAGATGTAAGGTCAGAGAATGAGTATTTGAGG GATGAGGTGGAGGAGCTGCGCTGCGAGATGTTGGAGATGCGCGACATGTTCCAGGAGGAGGAGACGCGGCAGCTGCAAAATCTGCGCCAGCAACTGGAGCAGGCCAACAAGACGTGTCGCATCCTCCAGTACCGTCTCCGTAAAGCTGAGCGGCGCAGCATCAGAGTGGCCCAGACGGGGCAGGTGGACGGGGAGCTGATCAGAACTCTTGAACACGATATTAAA GTTGCGAAGAGCGCCTCCTTGCGATTGTACAACGAGCTGGAGGTTGTGCAGAAGAAGAATGGCCACTTGGAATGGGAGAATGAAATGCTTCGAGAGAAGACTCAGGAACTGGAGGTGGCCAAACATGTCTTGCAGGCCGAGTTGGAGAAACTCAGAGAG AGTTTTATAAAGAAGCGAAACAACAGATCAACAGCCGGCAAAACCGAGCGGCGGCTCTCTCAACAGATTgag GATGACAACGATGTCAGATGCCAACTCCATTTTGCCAAAGAAGAATTGGCTCTCATGTGTAAGAAGCTCACAAAATTGGTGTCGGAGAATGAGGTCATGCGCGAGCAGCTGCTCAGGTACCGCTCAGCGTACGGCGATTTGGATGCCTCCCAGTTGCCCGAGGGCAGACAAAAATCCCCCTATGCCAGGGAGGCGGAGGTCAAAGTTCACTTAAAACTGGTGGAAGAGGAGGCTATGCTCTTGAGCCGACGCATTGTCGAGCTGGAGGTGGAGAACCGTGGGCTGCGAGCAGAAATGCAGGATTTGACAGAAAGAGATGAGGGaaggatggaggaggaggacacCAAGAATGTTTTAGAACAACGTCTATCACCTTACACTTTGAGGAAGAACCGAAAGGAAAGGGGTCCGAGTTTGAAAACGGCAAGCGCCGCGCACGATGAAAAGACAGCAGTGGAAATGACGTTGGCATGGAGCCAAGGGCAGACCGAAGGGCAGCTCCCTTCCTGTCACATTACAAGAGAAGGACCCGTGGGGGGCGAGGGGGACCCGTCGGAGAGCATTGCCAACAAGTCGCCCGACGGCAGCCGGACAGCGACGACCGCCACGGATTACTCAACTTTCGCCGCTCTTCGAGATCATTCCAGCATTTTGAGTTCTGCTATCCAGCTCATGAGAACTCCACCCCAAAATGGCTGTAGCTCACCACCGTCGTTAGTCTTCCCGGGGCCTTTGAGTGAAGCGTTGGAACTTCTGCAGGCCATGCTGCAGGCTTTCATTGTGAGGATGGAGATGTTTCTGAATGGGCAAAATTGCTCTCACCAGGAAGTTTGGGGTTCCAACTTGTTCTCATCTTTTAGTGGAGATTGCGCTGCCAATCTAGCTTTACGGGAGTCGCCAGGAAAGCAGGAATGTGGTGATCAAGTTCTACACGTAGACAAGAATGAGCGAGCGAAACAAATGACACAAAGCTCGCCCTTCAAATGGGACCTGAAAATGCAGGTAGCGATGAAGATTCTGTGGATCCTCCATCGGTGGTGCCAAGAGTCGGTACCAGAATCAAAAGAG GCGAAGGCTAAGCGTCTGACCTTATTGCAAGGTTTGTTGCAAAGCATTGGCGCTGACCTCCAGGAGGAAACTCTCGAAGACCGGTCCCGTGTCCAGAATAAGGCAGCTGAG tGTGCTGTCAGCTGTGTCATCGCTGATGAAGGAAACCCTGATCGGGACAG GATATACAGCGCCATAAGACAGAAACTTAAGAAGCAGCTTTCTCCACACTCTTACAAGAGGAAAAACTGGTGTTATCTAAGTCTCCAGGCCGCTCTGTTGGATCAAGAACAGCCCGTTAAGACGTGGGACCATCTCATCATGCCGCTTAGCTTCCCCAACCTCGACTTTGAGCAGATGTTCGTGTCGAGAAGCCACACTGCACCAGATAAATCAGCTCTGCGCATTTACTACAGTCCCCCGTCCAAGCGTCGAGTCCAGATAGCTCAGCTCAAGCAAAGCTCCGAAAGCGACGGAGAATCCGTAGACACGCAGTCTCCATGGTGCACGCCGCCCACTTCCTTTTCAACGCCCTGCGGGGGCTCTTCGGCCAACCTGAGCGACGACATGAAGGAGATGGCGGCCAGTTGGAGGCAGGCGGCTCACGCCGGCTCGCGCGTGAATAGAGCACGATCGGAAAATCGGGGGGCGGACGTGGCCTGCTCTGGCACTCAGACTTACTTGAGGCCGCTGATGGTGAGTGTCGGCGTGCAGACTGAAGGACCCCAGGTGAGAAACAGTCCCTCTCGGGCGGGCGACTCCCCCCTGGTGTCGTCTCGCTCTCGCTGTGTCTCCGCTTCACTGGACAGACTGACAAGCAGACCCGAGAGGTCGAGGCTCGCTACCTCGTCCCCCAAATTGTACCGAAGTCAATCAGCATCAGGTTCCTCGTCTAATTTGACCTCATCAAACACTCGCATTCAAACGCAGTGGAATCACCAAAGCCAGTCTGGCCAAATGAGTCACAGATCTGCAGCAGGACAGAACCTCAGTCTTCTTCTAAACGACTGCCCAGGCCAGAGCCTCAAGCCCCCCAACAAATCCCCAGGGGGTTTGGTCACCGAGTTTCTTCGTCGAGTGAGCGGTCGGGCAGAAAGACCCGTACCTGGCTCAGCCCAGAAGATGAAGAGTAGCCCAGAGAGCATTCCCGTGAGGGCTACTGCATCCCAGTTGTCGAGGAGCGACAGCGTGACCGGCATCGTCAACCATAGGTTCATGAGGCAAAGAGAGGAGGTCAGTCACACCCAAGCAAAAGAGAATCGGGCCAACGGGCGTAACCGGGCCACGTATGGCTTGAGATCTACTGTGGCGGAG GATGGAAACTACGACTGCAGTTCAAGCAGCACCTTGACCTTCTGCTTTGCTCGTCCATTTCGATCTACGCCGAGACAAACGTCCAACCAGATCAAAGTCACAAGATGCCAGAATGGAAAGTCGAACTGCGAGTGA